One stretch of Rhinatrema bivittatum chromosome 8, aRhiBiv1.1, whole genome shotgun sequence DNA includes these proteins:
- the LOC115097228 gene encoding claudin-3-like, with the protein MAGMGLQLAGIALSVIGLICTILCCALPMWRVTAFIGANIITAQVFWEGLWMDCVFQNTGQLQCKVYDSLLALSSDLQAARALVVITIVVAFLALLISIVGAECSNCVEDEGAKSKISIVAGAVFILAGILILISVSWSANTIIRDFYNPLIPDALKRELGASLYLGWASSIMFIFGGALLCCSCPPKEKKHYPVTYKAMRAPTTTSYALKNYV; encoded by the coding sequence ATGGCTGGAATGGGACTGCAGTTGGCAGGCATCGCCTTATCTGTAATAGGCTTGATCTGCACTATCCTATGCTGTGCGCTGCCCATGTGGAGAGTAACGGCATTTATAGGGGCCAACATCATTACGGCACAGGTTTTCTGGGAGGGGCTATGGATGGACTGCGTATTTCAGAACACTGGCCAGCTGCAGTGCAAAGTCTATGACTCGCTCCTTGCACTGTCCTCAGATCTCCAGGCAGCGAGAGCTCTGGTCGTCATCACCATTGTGGTGGCCTTCCTCGCCCTTCTCATCTCCATTGTGGGAGCTGAGTGCTCCAACTGCGTAGAAGACGAAGGTGCCAAATCCAAGATTTCCATTGTAGCTGGGGCTGTTTTCATCCTGGCTGGCATTCTGATTCTCATCTCTGTCTCCTGGTCAGCCAACACCATCATAAGGGACTTCTACAACCCCCTGATCCCCGATGCTTTGAAGCGGGAGTTAGGAGCGTCGCTGTACCTGGGCTGGGCTTCCAGCATCATGTTTATTTTTGGAGGCGCTTTGCTGTGTTGCTCCTGTCCCCCAAAGGAAAAAAAGCACTATCCTGTGACCTACAAAGCAATGAGAGCCCCAACTACCACCAGTTATGCACTGAAGAACTACGTGTGA